The following proteins come from a genomic window of Amaranthus tricolor cultivar Red isolate AtriRed21 chromosome 14, ASM2621246v1, whole genome shotgun sequence:
- the LOC130800416 gene encoding transcription factor PIF7-like isoform X1, whose translation MSECVMLNCIPNKQKQDLNQVEEGNRSSHVDLHPNQNLHFQQQHHQSFSHLVPMSNFEVTELTWENGQLAMHELGSIFEAPTRTTTTSPTKPTWGHGEGRASDTLESIVHQATYCNNQHSLNLMSGSAPHQHSAHQTRENVGPSPPSSGLMKKRAHSQSENCAVRRKNDHEMRASASENTPFCKDNNKENSTNDTTMMTWASFESPRSFTRTKTTTDEDSACHGSENQDEERDTKGETGRSYTTRKGRAAAVHNQSERRRRDRINQKMKALQKLVPNANKTDKASMLDEVIEYLKQLQAQIQMMTNARFMPQFMMPLGMQQHFNQMSLLARMGIGAGLGMGLGATMSAMHPANPAISQMMNPTQIATSGFVPPAFVVPQMMSAANEQHNPANPGTSRSAASQDPYSTLLAQSMNIDLYNRIPTLQRQQHTSLQSESTGLQSNHHVQRS comes from the exons atgagtgAATGTGTAATGTTGAATTGTATTccaaataaacaaaaacaagaCCTTAACCAAGTAGAAGAAGGAAATAGATCTTCTCATGTGGACTTACACCCAAATCAAAACCTCCATTTTCAGCAACAACATCATCAAAGTTTCTCTCATCTTGTTCCTAT GTCAAATTTTGAGGTAACAGAGCTAACATGGGAAAATGGACAGCTAGCCATGCATGAACTAGGAAGCATTTTCGAAGCTCCGACAAGAACAACCACCACCAGCCCAACAAAACCGACATGGGGTCATGGCGAAGGCAGGGCCTCGGACACACTAGAGTCCATAGTCCATCAAGCCACTTACTGCAACAACCAACACAGCCTGAACTTAATGTCTGGCTCTGCACCTCATCAGCACTCTGCCCATCAGACCAGGGAAAACGTTGGCCCATCACCGCCTTCTTCAGGACTAATGAAGAAACGGGCACACTCACAGTCTGAAAATTGCGCGGTTAGGCGCAAAAATGATCATGAGATGAGAGCGTCTGCTAGTGAAAACACTCCATTTTGTAAGGATAACAACAAGGAGAATAGTACTAATGACACAACTATGATGACTTGGGCCTCGTTTGAGTCGCCTAGGAGCTTTACAAGGACTAAAACAACCACCGATGAGGACTCTGCTTGCCATGGCTCG GAAAACCAGGATGAAGAGCGAGACACGAAAGGAGAAACAGGTCGATCCTACACGACAAGAAAAGGAAGGGCAGCTGCTGTTCATAATCAGTCCGAAAGG CGAAGAAGAGACCGCATCAACCAAAAGATGAAGGCTCTGCAGAAGCTGGTTCCTAATGCAAATAAG ACAGATAAAGCATCGATGTTGGATGAGGTGATCGAGTACTTAAAACAGCTTCAAGCACAGATTCAGATGATGACTAATGCAAGATTTATGCCTCAGTTTATGATGCCTTTAGGAATGCAGCAACACTTCAATCAGATGTCTCTCCTCGCGAGAATGGGAATAGGCGCCGGATTAGGAATGGGTCTCGGTGCTACCATGAGCGCCATGCACCCAGCAAATCCAGCAATATCCCAGATGATGAATCCGACTCAAATTGCTACCTCCGGTTTTGTGCCACCTGCGTTTGTCGTCCCTCAGATGATGTCTGCAGCCAATGAGCAACATAATCCCGCCAACCCAGGAACTAGCCGTTCTGCTGCTTCACAAGATCCCTACAGCACACTTCTGGCACAG TCTATGAACATCGATCTGTACAACAGAATACCCACTTTACAAAGGCAGCAACATACATCATTACAATCAGAAAGCACCGGATTGCAGTCAAACCACCATGTTCAAAGAAGTTGA
- the LOC130800416 gene encoding transcription factor PIF7-like isoform X2, with product MHELGSIFEAPTRTTTTSPTKPTWGHGEGRASDTLESIVHQATYCNNQHSLNLMSGSAPHQHSAHQTRENVGPSPPSSGLMKKRAHSQSENCAVRRKNDHEMRASASENTPFCKDNNKENSTNDTTMMTWASFESPRSFTRTKTTTDEDSACHGSENQDEERDTKGETGRSYTTRKGRAAAVHNQSERRRRDRINQKMKALQKLVPNANKTDKASMLDEVIEYLKQLQAQIQMMTNARFMPQFMMPLGMQQHFNQMSLLARMGIGAGLGMGLGATMSAMHPANPAISQMMNPTQIATSGFVPPAFVVPQMMSAANEQHNPANPGTSRSAASQDPYSTLLAQSMNIDLYNRIPTLQRQQHTSLQSESTGLQSNHHVQRS from the exons ATGCATGAACTAGGAAGCATTTTCGAAGCTCCGACAAGAACAACCACCACCAGCCCAACAAAACCGACATGGGGTCATGGCGAAGGCAGGGCCTCGGACACACTAGAGTCCATAGTCCATCAAGCCACTTACTGCAACAACCAACACAGCCTGAACTTAATGTCTGGCTCTGCACCTCATCAGCACTCTGCCCATCAGACCAGGGAAAACGTTGGCCCATCACCGCCTTCTTCAGGACTAATGAAGAAACGGGCACACTCACAGTCTGAAAATTGCGCGGTTAGGCGCAAAAATGATCATGAGATGAGAGCGTCTGCTAGTGAAAACACTCCATTTTGTAAGGATAACAACAAGGAGAATAGTACTAATGACACAACTATGATGACTTGGGCCTCGTTTGAGTCGCCTAGGAGCTTTACAAGGACTAAAACAACCACCGATGAGGACTCTGCTTGCCATGGCTCG GAAAACCAGGATGAAGAGCGAGACACGAAAGGAGAAACAGGTCGATCCTACACGACAAGAAAAGGAAGGGCAGCTGCTGTTCATAATCAGTCCGAAAGG CGAAGAAGAGACCGCATCAACCAAAAGATGAAGGCTCTGCAGAAGCTGGTTCCTAATGCAAATAAG ACAGATAAAGCATCGATGTTGGATGAGGTGATCGAGTACTTAAAACAGCTTCAAGCACAGATTCAGATGATGACTAATGCAAGATTTATGCCTCAGTTTATGATGCCTTTAGGAATGCAGCAACACTTCAATCAGATGTCTCTCCTCGCGAGAATGGGAATAGGCGCCGGATTAGGAATGGGTCTCGGTGCTACCATGAGCGCCATGCACCCAGCAAATCCAGCAATATCCCAGATGATGAATCCGACTCAAATTGCTACCTCCGGTTTTGTGCCACCTGCGTTTGTCGTCCCTCAGATGATGTCTGCAGCCAATGAGCAACATAATCCCGCCAACCCAGGAACTAGCCGTTCTGCTGCTTCACAAGATCCCTACAGCACACTTCTGGCACAG TCTATGAACATCGATCTGTACAACAGAATACCCACTTTACAAAGGCAGCAACATACATCATTACAATCAGAAAGCACCGGATTGCAGTCAAACCACCATGTTCAAAGAAGTTGA
- the LOC130800415 gene encoding uncharacterized protein LOC130800415, giving the protein MADDNDASPEDLDLDGEDIMMNVEPPAEEDRKNSFDQRNTDFGIVDEGEADIANNDDKGSVPENLELESVGERNMECGILEEGKKDKSVEGSTEDVVKNSLTEEADPATGRRMNSALVIVGSNHKFNVRSRYLGDSFASCHDFCKYGHKHEPEKQTKRLTLRTIRESQPLKKTTSDDLEACVLKKVIREKDLHRRLSLPGPIPENSPIMRMEGGSFSKKDVNLPKLKRVQSEIKTSSVQSPGSSSRSKTDTGAVTRTMSQNLRKSPTRKTREVKTWKVVGSRSVGEKEVKENGLMGSSPNTSAGFSKSVKEIKAKEPMRNSPKTSVGFSKSVKVIKAKEPMSNSPKTPLKKSSSFKARLYKNRRSSSLSKVEGLDSFEKTLSTIEPMANVKPETNPDENLQNSPLAARTRKTQESKSTRKGIGASLLSFSSQESSQQQGEKNGLQAGKNKLRSNKTEDIGSKTNTPRAKSSVAHRLTQDGRSKPNTQREKPTVDPKLKPKKKEKTHSEEKDASSWKVKFKRGTVVALQVANNAPKKLRFKRGKILGEEQNSKADVKQLNNEYDKSTESNDKLGPEKVRLRHQEASGKKDDVDLNNVIEETASKLVKTRKSKVKALVGAFETVMSLHDRKRPVEISES; this is encoded by the coding sequence ATGGCTGATGACAATGATGCATCACCCGAAGATTTGGATCTGGATGGCGAAGATATAATGATGAACGTTGAACCCCCAGCCGAAGAAGATAGAAAAAACAGCTTTGACCAGAGGAATACGGATTTTGGCATTGTTGACGAGGGAGAAGCAGATATAGCAAATAATGACGACAAGGGCTCCGTACCTGAAAATTTGGAGCTCGAAAGTGTTGGCGAGAGGAATATGGAATGTGGCATTCTCGAAGAGGGTAAAAAAGACAAATCGGTCGAGGGATCTACTGAGGACGTTGTAAAGAATTCTTTAACAGAAGAAGCTGATCCGGCTACTGGTCGAAGAATGAATTCTGCTTTGGTTATTGTTGGTTCAAATCATAAGTTCAATGTTCGTTCTCGTTATCTTGGTGATTCCTTTGCTTCGTGTCATGATTTCTGCAAATATGGGCATAAACACGAACCTGAGAAGCAAACGAAAAGACTGACATTGAGAACAATTAGAGAATCCCAGCCCTTGAAAAAGACGACTAGCGATGACTTGGAAGCATGTGTACTAAAGAAAGTGATCAGGGAGAAAGATTTACACCGGCGCCTATCTCTTCCAGGTCCCATACCCGAAAATTCTCCTATAATGCGTATGGAAGGCGGTAGTTTTTCTAAGAAAGATGTAAATCTGCCTAAGCTGAAGCGGGTGCAGAGTGAAATAAAGACATCTTCGGTTCAGAGTCCTGGGTCTTCGAGCAGAAGTAAGACTGACACGGGTGCTGTCACGAGAACAATGAGTCAAAATTTGCGGAAAAGTCCAACCCGAAAAACCCGAGAAGTCAAGACATGGAAGGTTGTAGGCAGTCGTAGCGTGGGTGAAAAGGAGGTCAAAGAAAATGGCTTAATGGGTAGCTCTCCGAATACTTCAGCTGGTTTTAGCAAGAGTGTAAAGGAGATTAAAGCAAAGGAGCCGATGCGAAATTCTCCAAAGACATCGGTTGGTTTTAGCAAGAGCGTAAAGGTGATAAAAGCGAAGGAGCCGATGAGTAACTCTCCGAAGACACCCTTGAAGAAATCCTCAAGCTTCAAAGCACGACTTTACAAAAATCGTAGGAGTTCTTCTTTGTCAAAAGTAGAAGGACTAGATAGTTTTGAGAAAACTTTGTCTACAATTGAACCGATGGCCAACGTCAAACCAGAAACGAATCCTGATGAAAATTTGCAGAATTCTCCTCTGGCAGCTCGAACCAGAAAAACCCAAGAATCTAAAAGTACCCGGAAAGGAATTGGTGCAAGTCTGTTGTCGTTTTCATCACAAGAGTCTTCTCAACAACAGGGGGAAAAGAATGGTTTACAGGCAGGAAAGAATAAACTTCGTAGCAATAAAACCGAAGACATTGGATCCAAAACTAATACACCTAGAGCAAAATCAAGTGTGGCTCACAGATTGACACAAGATGGTCGGTCGAAACCCAACACTCAACGAGAAAAACCAACTGTTGACCCAAAATTGAAGCCAAAAAAGAAGGAGAAAACTCATTCCGAGGAGAAAGATGCCTCGTCTTGGAAGGTGAAATTCAAGAGAGGTACCGTGGTTGCTCTTCAGGTGGCGAACAATGCTCCAAAGAAGCTCCGATTCAAGAGGGGGAAAATTTTGGGCGAGGAACAGAATTCCAAGGCTGATGTTAAGCAATTGAACAATGAGTATGATAAGAGTACTGAATCAAACGATAAGCTTGGACCGGAGAAAGTTCGTTTGAGACATCAAGAAGCTTCGGGGAAAAAAGACGATGTAGATCTTAACAATGTCATCGAAGAGACAGCAAGCAAACTTGTGAAGACGAGAAAAAGTAAGGTTAAAGCTTTGGTGGGTGCTTTTGAAACTGTAATGTCGCTTCATGATCGCAAACGCCCGGTTGAAATTAGTGAGTCATGA